The Castanea sativa cultivar Marrone di Chiusa Pesio chromosome 11, ASM4071231v1 genome contains a region encoding:
- the LOC142617414 gene encoding vesicle transport protein GOT1-like isoform X1 encodes MAYELTEQKKIGLGLIGFGIVFTFLGVVLFFDRGLLALSNIFCLTGVALLLGWHSTWNLFTNRANYKGSASFLLGLFFLFVRWPIVGIILQIYGCIALFGGFWPSVKVFLYQIPVLGWIIQYPVLQLLDRLRGSS; translated from the exons ATGGCGTATGAACTAACTGAGCAAAAAA AGATTGGTTTGGGTCTCATTGGTTTTGGTATCGTTTTTACATTTCTTGGTGTAGTTCTATTCTTCGACAGGGGTTTACTTGCCCTTTCAAAT ATATTTTGCTTGACTGGGGTAGCCCTTTTGCTTGGTTGGCATTCAACGTGGAACCTCTTCACTAACAGAGCAAACTACAAG GGTTCTGCATCTTTTCTTCTAGggctctttttcctttttgttcgGTGGCCAATAGTTGGTATAATCCTACAAATATATGGTTGTATTGCTCTCTTTGG CGGTTTTTGGCCATCTGTCAAGGTGTTTCTCTATCAGATTCCAGTTTTAGGATGGATTATACAGTATCCTGTTCTG
- the LOC142617414 gene encoding vesicle transport protein GOT1-like isoform X2, protein MAYELTEQKKIGLGLIGFGIVFTFLGVVLFFDRGLLALSNIFCLTGVALLLGWHSTWNLFTNRANYKGSASFLLGLFFLFVRWPIVGIILQIYGCIALFGGFWPSVKVFLYQIPVLGWIIQYPVLLLDRLRGSS, encoded by the exons ATGGCGTATGAACTAACTGAGCAAAAAA AGATTGGTTTGGGTCTCATTGGTTTTGGTATCGTTTTTACATTTCTTGGTGTAGTTCTATTCTTCGACAGGGGTTTACTTGCCCTTTCAAAT ATATTTTGCTTGACTGGGGTAGCCCTTTTGCTTGGTTGGCATTCAACGTGGAACCTCTTCACTAACAGAGCAAACTACAAG GGTTCTGCATCTTTTCTTCTAGggctctttttcctttttgttcgGTGGCCAATAGTTGGTATAATCCTACAAATATATGGTTGTATTGCTCTCTTTGG CGGTTTTTGGCCATCTGTCAAGGTGTTTCTCTATCAGATTCCAGTTTTAGGATGGATTATACAGTATCCTGTTCTG
- the LOC142616098 gene encoding acetyl-CoA carboxylase 1-like, with amino-acid sequence MNDSEVEAEIHALRDGGLLMQLDGNSHVIYAEEEAAGTRLLIDGRTCLLQNDHDPSKLIAETPCKLLRYLVADGSHIDADTPYVEVEVMKMCMPLLSPASGLVHFKMSEGQAMQAGELIARLDLDNPSAVRKAEPFHGSFPVLGPPTAISGKVHQRCAARLNAARMILAGYEHNIEEVSTIFSCFHHDLEL; translated from the exons ATGAATGATTCGGAGGTTGAAGCAGAGATTCATGCTTTACGTGATGGAGGTTTATTGATGCAg TTGGATGGAAACAGTCATGTTATATATGCAGAGGAAGAAGCAGCTGGAACTCGCCTTCTCATTGATGGAAGGACTTGCTTACTTCAG AATGATCATGATCCATCTAAGTTAATAGCAGAAACACCATGCAAACTGCTGAGGTATCTGGTTGCGGATGGTAGTCATATTGATGCTGACACACCTTATGTAGAGGTTGAGGTTATGAAGATGTGTATGCCTCTTCTTTCACCCGCTTCTGGACTTGTCCACTTCAAAATGTCAGAAGGCCAAGCTATGCAG GCTGGTGAACTTATAGCTAGGCTTGATCTAGATAATCCTTCAGCTGTAAGAAAAGCAGAGCCTTTCCATGGGAGCTTCCCAGTCCTGGGGCCTCCAACTGCAATTTCTGGTAAAGTTCATCAGAGATGCGCCGCACGTTTAAATGCAGCCCGGATGATTCTTGCAGGTTATGAGCACAACATAGAAGAAGTAAGTACTATTTTTTCCTGTTTCCATCATGATTTAGAGCTTTGA
- the LOC142616099 gene encoding serine/threonine-protein phosphatase 7 long form homolog: MVDGNWRQLCVELLGFGVPENDNQTLVGQRILISRLVERIAKPLPHDATEEQVHQYARCYILALLGDKIFMDKSGDRVHLMFLEFLRNLHDPPKYSWGSGCLAWLYRELCRASDKEASQIGGALWVRVPSPKSRPSGTTLIHYREQLVRMQPDQIIWQPYEADFGHLPDFYVAGRDTWTARVPLVCFCIVETHHPDRVLRQFGLAQERPDHVVYDDRLHRIDLRGKVEKNWREEHGPYILTWDTRQQRLCHAPPQTGEMPRNHDYYRWYHLVTRKYVDRNSAKLDIMVESHLALLEMLPVGSRAHNHVRRVLNNVAGLGGGLAVNGQANNGHETELTTIATPSTNAAPRSTSTCGQGATASPSTSAARGRGRHATTPRVVTSPEVPAPIPHASPPPEVPPPIPDASPQLEVPSPTPPSQPNFDLGFDFHMTPPTHPETPSYPPTSYNAPTLPMTMIPTPSYTEHHYPPTSSSSDPLGPPVRIDTDVPD, translated from the exons ATGGTGGATGGGAATTGGAGGCAACTATGCgtggagttgcttggttttggCGTTCCGGAGAATGACAACCAAACtttggtggggcaaagaattctTATTAGCCGCCTTGTTGAGCGCATTGCAAAGCCACTGCCTCATGATGCAACGGAGGAGCAAGTACATCAGTATGCccggtgctatattttagcaCTACTAGGGGATAAGattttcatggacaagtcgggagatagggtgcatctGATGTTCTTGGAGTTCCTGCGGAACCTTCATGATCCGCCaaagtatagttggggtagtggttgcCTGGCATGGTTGTATAGAGAGTTGTGCCGGGCAAGTGATAAAGAGGCATCGCAGATTGGTGGGGCGTT gtgggtgcgggtgccaagCCCGAAGAGTAGGCCATCCGGCACGACGTTGATCCATTATCGTGAACAATTAGTTAGAATGCAGCCGGACCAa atTATATGGCAGCCATATGAGGCAGACTTCGGCCACCTTCCTGACTTCTACGTTGCAGGGAGGGATACGTGGACGGCAAGGGTgccacttgtgtgtttttgcatagtagagaCACACCACCCAGATCGTGTCCTTCGACAGTTTGGGTTGGCGCAAGAGCGGCCCGATCATGTTGTGTACGATGATAGACTGCATAGAATAGACTTGCGTGGGAAGGTGGAAaagaattggagggaggagcatgGACCGTATATCCTTACATGGGATACGAGACAACAACGActttgccatgcacctcctcagACTGGTGAGATGCCTCGCAATCATGATTATTACCGCTGGTACCATCTAGTCACTCGAAAGTATGTCGATCGCAACAGCGCTAAATTAGATATAATG GTTGAAAGCCATTTAGCActgttggagatgcttcctGTAGGCAGCCGAGCACACAACCATGTCCGACGTGTCCTAAATAATGTAGCTGGGCTTGGTGGTGGTCTTGCAGTAAATGGGCAGGCAAACAATGGGCATGAGACTGAGTTAACAACTATTGCAACCCCAAGCACAAACGCAGCACCGCGAAGTACATCGACCTGTGGTCAAGGTGCTActgcaagcccaagcacaagtgcagctaggggccgtggtcggcATGCAACAACCCCTCGGGTTGTAACTAGTCCCGAGGTACCTGCACCCATCCCACACGCATCTCCTCCACCTGAGGTTCCTCCACCCATCCCAGATGCATCTCCTCAGCTCgaggtcccttcacccaccccacctTCGCAGCCCAATTTTGatcttggttttgattttcatatgACCCCTCCTACGCACCCTGAGACACCCTCATACCCACCCACCAGCTACAATGCACCCACTTTGCCCATGACAATGATCCCCACTCCTAGCTATACAgagcatcattacccacctacctcatcctcatccgaCCCTTTAGGACCTCCAGTTAGGATTGACACTGATGTACCGGACTAG